The Carassius auratus strain Wakin unplaced genomic scaffold, ASM336829v1 scaf_tig00214021, whole genome shotgun sequence genome contains a region encoding:
- the LOC113090817 gene encoding forkhead box protein H1-like, translating to MCFIIYRPQTAHRPSSSHSCPSEMQRETDMLLVRRKYKRYSKQKMTYLGLIACVIQNAHQKKLTFHELMNAVKTFVDGDRKGIENNIKICLSSNSCFVKVPVNPECPNGNATSGKWMTVKSPQRYCGDTSAVCATSSQTLVKPWKVHHLRLRRKTGRPANTPREKRSSPARFP from the exons ATGTGCTTCATCATATATAGACCACAGACTGCACACAGACCCTCATCATCACACAGCTGTCCTTCAGAGatgcagagagagacagacatgcTGCTGGTCAGGAGAAAATACAAGAGATACTCCAAACAGAAGATGACCTACCTGGGTCTGATCGCGTGCGTCATTCAAAATGCCCATCAGAAGAAATTAACGTTTCACGAG ttaATGAATGCGGTGAAGACATTTGTGGATGGCGACAGAAAAGGCATCGAAAATAATATCAAAATCTGTTTATCATCAAACAGTTGTTTTGTAAAG GTGCCTGTAAATCCAGAGTGTCCAAATGGAAACGCAACTTCTGGAAAGTGGATGACAGTAAAATCACCCCAAAGATACTGCGGCGACACTTCAGCGGTTTGCGCGACGTCTTCCCAGACGCTTGTGAAACCGTGGAAAGTCCATCACTTGAGATTGCGACGGAAAACAGGGCGACCGGCAAACACCCCGAGGGAGAAGAGAAGTTCACCAGCCCGTTTTCCATAG
- the LOC113090812 gene encoding protein tyrosine phosphatase type IVA 3-like, with amino-acid sequence MARMNRPAPVEVCYKNMRFLITHNPTNSTLSSFIEDLKKYGATTVVRVCEITYDKTPLEKDGITVVDWPFDDGAPPPSKVVEDWLSLLKRRFIEEPGCCVAVHCVAGLGRAPVLVAVALIESGMKYEDAIQFIRQKRRGAINSKQLMYLEKYRPKQRLRYKHPHIFKNKCCIM; translated from the exons ATGGCTCGGATGAACCGGCCGGCTCCTGTGGAGGTGTGCTATAAGAACATGAGGTTCTTAATCACACACAACCCAACAAACTCCACTTTGAGCAGCTTCATAGAG GATCTTAAGAAGTATGGTGCCACAACTGTGGTCAGAGTTTGTGAGATAACCTACGACAAAACTCCACTGGAGAAGGATGGGATCACAGTCGTG GACTGGCCATTTGACGATGGCGCTCCGCCTCCCTCTAAGGTCGTGGAGGACTGGCTGAGTCTCCTGAAGAGACGTTTCATAGAAGAGCCTGGATGCTGCGTGGCTGTGCACTGCGTGGCCGGCTTAGGGAG AGCTCCAGTGCTTGTGGCCGTGGCGCTGATTGAAAGTGGGATGAAGTACGAAGATGCCATCCAGTTCATCAGACA GAAGCGACGGGGTGCAATAAACAGCAAGCAGCTGATGTATCTAGAGAAATACCGGCCCAAACAGAGACTGCGCTACAAACACCCGCACATTTTCAAGAACAAGTGCTGCATCATGTGA